In Triticum aestivum cultivar Chinese Spring chromosome 5B, IWGSC CS RefSeq v2.1, whole genome shotgun sequence, the following proteins share a genomic window:
- the LOC123111600 gene encoding protein EMSY-LIKE 3 isoform X2, whose amino-acid sequence MEYGPSDSSGTDDDLPPPYPNNPNNRSIRGSGRASGNGRAIVPVSGNGRAIAPASSYPRAQTDMETQIQQLEQEAYCAVLRAFKAQSDALTWEKEGLITELRKELRVSDKEHREVLNRVNGDDIIRSIREWRSTGGLQASLPNNPQPIHHDPAPSPTTSGRKRQKTSQSVPPLPVPSPPVMHPQQMATPTQPSSSAAKKGFLPGTKGKKTKPKIPGGSAVKSMPPTAGPSGRGPHMNRNFPGRPAAPEPSQGQHHLNPLIGRKVMSRWPEDNNFYEATITDYNAEKDVYALVYDINTANETWEWVDFKEIKPEDIIWQGEDPGLYQGGRGAPGSGGKKSTSRVMPTPGAGRGRGFQKNVSKKDFPRSQNGVGKRSSDDIDILHTESLIKEVERVFSVSHPDPLEVDKAKKALKEQEQSLIDAIARLAEASDGESDERNRGRRMGPYGGHPHQGNYADAMAVDGDHMVGGAAT is encoded by the exons ATGGAATACGGGCCCTCGGACAGCAGCG GAACTGATGATGACCTTCCACCACCATATCCGAATAATCCGAATAATAGGAGTATAAGAGGCAGCGGGCGTGCCAGTGGTAATGGCAGAGCTATTGTTCCTGTCAGTGGTAATGGAAGGGCCATTGCTCCTGCCAGCTCATACCCTAGAGCCCAGACCGATATGGAAACACAAATTCAACAGCTTGAGCAAGAAGCGTATTGTGCAGTTCTGCGTGCTTTTAAAGCTCAGTCTGATGCCCTCACATGG GAGAAGGAGGGTCTGATTACTGAACTTAGGAAGGAGCTAAGGGTATCCGACAAAGAACACAGGGAGGTGCTAAACAGGGTCAATGGTGATGATATTATCCGCAGCATAAG GGAATGGAGATCAACAGGAGGCCTTCAGGCAAGCTTACCCAATAATCCTCAGCCTATACATCATGACCCGGCGCCTAGCCCTACCACCTCTGGCCGTAAAAGGCAAAAGACATCTCAATCCGTTCCTCCCCTACCTGTACCGTCTCCTCCTGTTATGCATCCACAGCAGATGGCTACACCAACACAACCTTCATCTTCAGCAGCTAAAAAGGGATTTCTGCCAGGCACTAAAGGCAAAAAGACAAAACCA AAGATACCAGGGGGCTCTGCAGTCAAATCTATGCCACCTACAGCAGGTCCCAGCGGAAGGGGACCACATATGAACAGAAACTTTCCTGGTCGCCCTGCTGCTCCTGAACCTTCTCAAGGACAGCATCATCTTAATCCTTTAATTGGCCGTAAAGTCATGTCTCGGTGGCCTGAAGATAATAATTTCTATGAAGCCACTATAACTGATTACAATGCGGAAAAG GACGTTTATGCGCTAGTTTATGACATAAATACAGCTAATGAGACCTGGGAGTGGGTTGATTTTAAAGAG ATAAAACCAGAAGACATAATCTGGCAAGGCGAGGACCCAGGATTATATCAAGGAGGTCGTGGTGCTCCAGGTAGCGGGGGTAAGAAGTCAACTAGCCGTGTTATGCCCACACCAGGTGCAGGTAGGGGGAGAGGATTCCAAAAGAATGTGTCGAAGAAAGACTTTCCACGTTCGCAAAATGGCGTTGGGAAGAGAAGTTCTGATGACATTGATATACTTCACACTGAAAGCCTGATAAAAGAG GTGGAGAGGGTCTTCAGTGTTAGTCATCCTGATCCTTTGGAGGTAGACAAGGCAAAGAAAGCGCTGAAG GAGCAAGAACAGTCGTTGATTGATGCGATAGCAAGGCTTGCTGAGGCATCTGATGGCGAAAGTG ATGAGCGCAACCGTGGCCGTAGGATGGGGCCATATGGTGGGCACCCGCATCAAGGAAACTATGCGGATGCCATGGCTGTTGATGGCGACCACATGGTCGGAGGCGCCGCCACATAA
- the LOC123111600 gene encoding protein EMSY-LIKE 3 isoform X3 has translation MEYGPSDSSGTDDDLPPPYPNNPNNRSIRGSGRASGNGRAIVPVSGNGRAIAPASSYPRAQTDMETQIQQLEQEAYCAVLRAFKAQSDALTWEKEGLITELRKELRVSDKEHREVLNRVNGDDIIRSIREWRSTGGLQASLPNNPQPIHHDPAPSPTTSGRKRQKTSQSVPPLPVPSPPVMHPQQMATPTQPSSSAAKKGFLPGTKGKKTKPGQKIPGGSAVKSMPPTAGPSGRGPHMNRNFPGRPAAPEPSQGQHHLNPLIGRKVMSRWPEDNNFYEATITDYNAEKIKPEDIIWQGEDPGLYQGGRGAPGSGGKKSTSRVMPTPGAGRGRGFQKNVSKKDFPRSQNGVGKRSSDDIDILHTESLIKEVERVFSVSHPDPLEVDKAKKALKEQEQSLIDAIARLAEASDGESDERNRGRRMGPYGGHPHQGNYADAMAVDGDHMVGGAAT, from the exons ATGGAATACGGGCCCTCGGACAGCAGCG GAACTGATGATGACCTTCCACCACCATATCCGAATAATCCGAATAATAGGAGTATAAGAGGCAGCGGGCGTGCCAGTGGTAATGGCAGAGCTATTGTTCCTGTCAGTGGTAATGGAAGGGCCATTGCTCCTGCCAGCTCATACCCTAGAGCCCAGACCGATATGGAAACACAAATTCAACAGCTTGAGCAAGAAGCGTATTGTGCAGTTCTGCGTGCTTTTAAAGCTCAGTCTGATGCCCTCACATGG GAGAAGGAGGGTCTGATTACTGAACTTAGGAAGGAGCTAAGGGTATCCGACAAAGAACACAGGGAGGTGCTAAACAGGGTCAATGGTGATGATATTATCCGCAGCATAAG GGAATGGAGATCAACAGGAGGCCTTCAGGCAAGCTTACCCAATAATCCTCAGCCTATACATCATGACCCGGCGCCTAGCCCTACCACCTCTGGCCGTAAAAGGCAAAAGACATCTCAATCCGTTCCTCCCCTACCTGTACCGTCTCCTCCTGTTATGCATCCACAGCAGATGGCTACACCAACACAACCTTCATCTTCAGCAGCTAAAAAGGGATTTCTGCCAGGCACTAAAGGCAAAAAGACAAAACCA GGCCAGAAGATACCAGGGGGCTCTGCAGTCAAATCTATGCCACCTACAGCAGGTCCCAGCGGAAGGGGACCACATATGAACAGAAACTTTCCTGGTCGCCCTGCTGCTCCTGAACCTTCTCAAGGACAGCATCATCTTAATCCTTTAATTGGCCGTAAAGTCATGTCTCGGTGGCCTGAAGATAATAATTTCTATGAAGCCACTATAACTGATTACAATGCGGAAAAG ATAAAACCAGAAGACATAATCTGGCAAGGCGAGGACCCAGGATTATATCAAGGAGGTCGTGGTGCTCCAGGTAGCGGGGGTAAGAAGTCAACTAGCCGTGTTATGCCCACACCAGGTGCAGGTAGGGGGAGAGGATTCCAAAAGAATGTGTCGAAGAAAGACTTTCCACGTTCGCAAAATGGCGTTGGGAAGAGAAGTTCTGATGACATTGATATACTTCACACTGAAAGCCTGATAAAAGAG GTGGAGAGGGTCTTCAGTGTTAGTCATCCTGATCCTTTGGAGGTAGACAAGGCAAAGAAAGCGCTGAAG GAGCAAGAACAGTCGTTGATTGATGCGATAGCAAGGCTTGCTGAGGCATCTGATGGCGAAAGTG ATGAGCGCAACCGTGGCCGTAGGATGGGGCCATATGGTGGGCACCCGCATCAAGGAAACTATGCGGATGCCATGGCTGTTGATGGCGACCACATGGTCGGAGGCGCCGCCACATAA
- the LOC123111600 gene encoding protein EMSY-LIKE 3 isoform X1 has translation MEYGPSDSSGTDDDLPPPYPNNPNNRSIRGSGRASGNGRAIVPVSGNGRAIAPASSYPRAQTDMETQIQQLEQEAYCAVLRAFKAQSDALTWEKEGLITELRKELRVSDKEHREVLNRVNGDDIIRSIREWRSTGGLQASLPNNPQPIHHDPAPSPTTSGRKRQKTSQSVPPLPVPSPPVMHPQQMATPTQPSSSAAKKGFLPGTKGKKTKPGQKIPGGSAVKSMPPTAGPSGRGPHMNRNFPGRPAAPEPSQGQHHLNPLIGRKVMSRWPEDNNFYEATITDYNAEKDVYALVYDINTANETWEWVDFKEIKPEDIIWQGEDPGLYQGGRGAPGSGGKKSTSRVMPTPGAGRGRGFQKNVSKKDFPRSQNGVGKRSSDDIDILHTESLIKEVERVFSVSHPDPLEVDKAKKALKEQEQSLIDAIARLAEASDGESDERNRGRRMGPYGGHPHQGNYADAMAVDGDHMVGGAAT, from the exons ATGGAATACGGGCCCTCGGACAGCAGCG GAACTGATGATGACCTTCCACCACCATATCCGAATAATCCGAATAATAGGAGTATAAGAGGCAGCGGGCGTGCCAGTGGTAATGGCAGAGCTATTGTTCCTGTCAGTGGTAATGGAAGGGCCATTGCTCCTGCCAGCTCATACCCTAGAGCCCAGACCGATATGGAAACACAAATTCAACAGCTTGAGCAAGAAGCGTATTGTGCAGTTCTGCGTGCTTTTAAAGCTCAGTCTGATGCCCTCACATGG GAGAAGGAGGGTCTGATTACTGAACTTAGGAAGGAGCTAAGGGTATCCGACAAAGAACACAGGGAGGTGCTAAACAGGGTCAATGGTGATGATATTATCCGCAGCATAAG GGAATGGAGATCAACAGGAGGCCTTCAGGCAAGCTTACCCAATAATCCTCAGCCTATACATCATGACCCGGCGCCTAGCCCTACCACCTCTGGCCGTAAAAGGCAAAAGACATCTCAATCCGTTCCTCCCCTACCTGTACCGTCTCCTCCTGTTATGCATCCACAGCAGATGGCTACACCAACACAACCTTCATCTTCAGCAGCTAAAAAGGGATTTCTGCCAGGCACTAAAGGCAAAAAGACAAAACCA GGCCAGAAGATACCAGGGGGCTCTGCAGTCAAATCTATGCCACCTACAGCAGGTCCCAGCGGAAGGGGACCACATATGAACAGAAACTTTCCTGGTCGCCCTGCTGCTCCTGAACCTTCTCAAGGACAGCATCATCTTAATCCTTTAATTGGCCGTAAAGTCATGTCTCGGTGGCCTGAAGATAATAATTTCTATGAAGCCACTATAACTGATTACAATGCGGAAAAG GACGTTTATGCGCTAGTTTATGACATAAATACAGCTAATGAGACCTGGGAGTGGGTTGATTTTAAAGAG ATAAAACCAGAAGACATAATCTGGCAAGGCGAGGACCCAGGATTATATCAAGGAGGTCGTGGTGCTCCAGGTAGCGGGGGTAAGAAGTCAACTAGCCGTGTTATGCCCACACCAGGTGCAGGTAGGGGGAGAGGATTCCAAAAGAATGTGTCGAAGAAAGACTTTCCACGTTCGCAAAATGGCGTTGGGAAGAGAAGTTCTGATGACATTGATATACTTCACACTGAAAGCCTGATAAAAGAG GTGGAGAGGGTCTTCAGTGTTAGTCATCCTGATCCTTTGGAGGTAGACAAGGCAAAGAAAGCGCTGAAG GAGCAAGAACAGTCGTTGATTGATGCGATAGCAAGGCTTGCTGAGGCATCTGATGGCGAAAGTG ATGAGCGCAACCGTGGCCGTAGGATGGGGCCATATGGTGGGCACCCGCATCAAGGAAACTATGCGGATGCCATGGCTGTTGATGGCGACCACATGGTCGGAGGCGCCGCCACATAA